From one Stigmatopora nigra isolate UIUO_SnigA chromosome 8, RoL_Snig_1.1, whole genome shotgun sequence genomic stretch:
- the gdpd5b gene encoding glycerophosphodiester phosphodiesterase domain-containing protein 5 isoform X1 produces MVKHQPLQVYERQLCLSCITGIYGCRWKRYQRSHDDTTKWELLWSLILLFTFCALLVWFYFWLEAHNDYNEFNWFLYNRSGEWSDGTVSVLATTAAGFTYLAFLMVLALCHVALGQQLNLHWLHKIGVTVALLTTVVGVISINQTWQHEWDIIPISLQATGPFLHIGAVAAVTALSWIVAGQVARSDKTSFQVVVMLLYLCVLLGLYIVPLYITSPCIMDPGNLRPRPNVIGHQGAPMLAPENTMWSFQRALQMNVTGLEADVAISVDGIPFLMHDRTLRRTTDVEKIFPERQLEDASFFNWTNLEQLNAGKWFLKDDPFWTTHSLSAHERNLIANQSICNLEQLLKLASYHNTTVVFKLRRPPFGHPCYDSWINDTLRAVERSGVPQSLVMWTPNEDRDEVRQLAPSLVQTSLEKQSPQSLRESGISRLMLRYNQASTQEIRDLAEKNISLTLYTVNDPWLYSVLWCSGVSSVSSEAPHILKKVPYPTWLLRADEYCMMWVCADLTSFVVVLGIFILQNYHMIRYRTSGMRSYNPEQIMLSAAVRRSSRDLNVMKEKLIFSEVGNGVGTGEEEPYTDGPNDYDYYADKGASH; encoded by the exons TGGGAGCTTTTGTGGTCCCTCATCCTGCTCTTTACCTTCTGTGCTTTGCTGGTCTGGTTTTACTTCTGGTTGGAAGCTCACAACGACTACAATGAATTTAACTG GTTCCTCTACAACCGCTCTGGCGAGTGGAGTGATGGCACCGTTTCAGTCTTGGCCACTACTGCTGCTGGCTTCACCTACTTAGCCTTTTTAATG GTTTTAGCTCTTTGTCACGTTGCACTTGGCCAGCAGCTGAATTTGCATTGGCTGCATAAG ATAGGAGTCACAGTGGCTCTACTCACAACTGTTGTCGGGGTGATATCCATCAATCAAACATGGCAGCATGAGTGGGACATCATCCCAATCTCCCTGCAG GCCACGGGACCATTTCTTCACATCGGTGCTGTTGCTGCTGTCACGGCGTTGTCCTGGATAGTGGCCGGACAAGTCGCTAGGTCGGATAAAACGT CATTCCAGGTGGTGGTCATGCTgctgtatttatgtgtgttaCTGGGCCTGTATATTGTGCCGCTGTACATCACCTCTCCTTGCATCATGGACCCTGGCAACCTCCGGCCCCGTCCCAATGTTATTGGTCATCAGGGGGCTCCCATG cTTGCACCAGAGAACACAATGTGGTCCTTTCAGCGAGCGTTGCAAATGAATGTCACCGGCTTGGAGGCTGACGTCGCCATCAG TGTTGATGGCATTCCATTCCTGATGCACGACCGGACCCTGCGCAGGACCACTGATGTAGAGAAGATTTTCCCTGAAAGGCAGCTGGAGGATGCCTCATTTTTCAATTGGACAAATCTGGAGCAACTAAATGCGGGAAAATGGTTCCTCAAG GACGACCCCTTCTGGACGACGCACAGTCTTTCGGCCCACGAAAGGAATTTGATTGCCAACCAAAGTATTTGCAACCTCGAGCAACTTCTAAAGCTGGCTTCTTATCATAACACCACAGTGGTGTTCAAGCTCAGGAGACCTCCTTTTGGTCACCCTTGTTACGACAGCTGGATCAATGACACTCTCCGGGCTGTGGAGCGATCTGGGGTTCCTCAAAGTCTG GTGATGTGGACTCCAAATGAAGATAGAGACGAGGTGAGACAGCTTGCACCTAGTCTAGTCCAGActtctttggaaaaacaaagtCCTCAAAGCCTCAGAGAGTCGGGCATCAGCAGGTTGATGCTCAGATACAACCAGGCCAGTACTCAGGAAATCAG GGACTTGGCAGAGAAAAACATCAGCCTGACACTCTACACTGTCAATGATCCCTGGCTTTACTCGGTACTGTGGTGCAGTGGTGTGTCTTCTGTGTCATCTGAGGCACCACATATCCTCAAAAAGGTGCCTTACCCAACCTGGCTCTTG AGAGCAGATGAATATTGCATGATGTGGGTGTGTGCTGACCTCACCTCCTTTGTGGTGGTTTTAGGAATATTCATTTTACAGAA CTATCACATGATCAG GTATCGCACCAGCGGCATGCGCAGCTACAATCCTGAACAGATCATGTTGAGTGCTGCTGTGAGGAGATCCAGTCGGGACCTCAACGTCATGAAGGAGAAGCTCATCTTCTCCG AAGTAGGGAATGGCGTCGGGACTGGCGAGGAGGAGCCTTACACAGATGGCCCCAATGACTATGACTACTATGCTGACAAAGGTGCAAGCCACTGA
- the gdpd5b gene encoding glycerophosphodiester phosphodiesterase domain-containing protein 5 isoform X2, which translates to MVKHQPLQVYERQLCLSCITGIYGCRWKRYQRSHDDTTKWELLWSLILLFTFCALLVWFYFWLEAHNDYNEFNWFLYNRSGEWSDGTVSVLATTAAGFTYLAFLMVLALCHVALGQQLNLHWLHKIGVTVALLTTVVGVISINQTWQHEWDIIPISLQATGPFLHIGAVAAVTALSWIVAGQVARSDKTSFQVVVMLLYLCVLLGLYIVPLYITSPCIMDPGNLRPRPNVIGHQGAPMLAPENTMWSFQRALQMNVTGLEADVAISVDGIPFLMHDRTLRRTTDVEKIFPERQLEDASFFNWTNLEQLNAGKWFLKDDPFWTTHSLSAHERNLIANQSICNLEQLLKLASYHNTTVVFKLRRPPFGHPCYDSWINDTLRAVERSGVPQSLVMWTPNEDRDEVRQLAPSLVQTSLEKQSPQSLRESGISRLMLRYNQASTQEIRDLAEKNISLTLYTVNDPWLYSVLWCSGVSSVSSEAPHILKKVPYPTWLLRADEYCMMWVCADLTSFVVVLGIFILQKYRTSGMRSYNPEQIMLSAAVRRSSRDLNVMKEKLIFSEVGNGVGTGEEEPYTDGPNDYDYYADKGASH; encoded by the exons TGGGAGCTTTTGTGGTCCCTCATCCTGCTCTTTACCTTCTGTGCTTTGCTGGTCTGGTTTTACTTCTGGTTGGAAGCTCACAACGACTACAATGAATTTAACTG GTTCCTCTACAACCGCTCTGGCGAGTGGAGTGATGGCACCGTTTCAGTCTTGGCCACTACTGCTGCTGGCTTCACCTACTTAGCCTTTTTAATG GTTTTAGCTCTTTGTCACGTTGCACTTGGCCAGCAGCTGAATTTGCATTGGCTGCATAAG ATAGGAGTCACAGTGGCTCTACTCACAACTGTTGTCGGGGTGATATCCATCAATCAAACATGGCAGCATGAGTGGGACATCATCCCAATCTCCCTGCAG GCCACGGGACCATTTCTTCACATCGGTGCTGTTGCTGCTGTCACGGCGTTGTCCTGGATAGTGGCCGGACAAGTCGCTAGGTCGGATAAAACGT CATTCCAGGTGGTGGTCATGCTgctgtatttatgtgtgttaCTGGGCCTGTATATTGTGCCGCTGTACATCACCTCTCCTTGCATCATGGACCCTGGCAACCTCCGGCCCCGTCCCAATGTTATTGGTCATCAGGGGGCTCCCATG cTTGCACCAGAGAACACAATGTGGTCCTTTCAGCGAGCGTTGCAAATGAATGTCACCGGCTTGGAGGCTGACGTCGCCATCAG TGTTGATGGCATTCCATTCCTGATGCACGACCGGACCCTGCGCAGGACCACTGATGTAGAGAAGATTTTCCCTGAAAGGCAGCTGGAGGATGCCTCATTTTTCAATTGGACAAATCTGGAGCAACTAAATGCGGGAAAATGGTTCCTCAAG GACGACCCCTTCTGGACGACGCACAGTCTTTCGGCCCACGAAAGGAATTTGATTGCCAACCAAAGTATTTGCAACCTCGAGCAACTTCTAAAGCTGGCTTCTTATCATAACACCACAGTGGTGTTCAAGCTCAGGAGACCTCCTTTTGGTCACCCTTGTTACGACAGCTGGATCAATGACACTCTCCGGGCTGTGGAGCGATCTGGGGTTCCTCAAAGTCTG GTGATGTGGACTCCAAATGAAGATAGAGACGAGGTGAGACAGCTTGCACCTAGTCTAGTCCAGActtctttggaaaaacaaagtCCTCAAAGCCTCAGAGAGTCGGGCATCAGCAGGTTGATGCTCAGATACAACCAGGCCAGTACTCAGGAAATCAG GGACTTGGCAGAGAAAAACATCAGCCTGACACTCTACACTGTCAATGATCCCTGGCTTTACTCGGTACTGTGGTGCAGTGGTGTGTCTTCTGTGTCATCTGAGGCACCACATATCCTCAAAAAGGTGCCTTACCCAACCTGGCTCTTG AGAGCAGATGAATATTGCATGATGTGGGTGTGTGCTGACCTCACCTCCTTTGTGGTGGTTTTAGGAATATTCATTTTACAGAA GTATCGCACCAGCGGCATGCGCAGCTACAATCCTGAACAGATCATGTTGAGTGCTGCTGTGAGGAGATCCAGTCGGGACCTCAACGTCATGAAGGAGAAGCTCATCTTCTCCG AAGTAGGGAATGGCGTCGGGACTGGCGAGGAGGAGCCTTACACAGATGGCCCCAATGACTATGACTACTATGCTGACAAAGGTGCAAGCCACTGA